A DNA window from Coffea arabica cultivar ET-39 chromosome 6c, Coffea Arabica ET-39 HiFi, whole genome shotgun sequence contains the following coding sequences:
- the LOC113693450 gene encoding YTH domain-containing protein ECT4-like: protein MEETGQQSFDRFAPISSPGERAIELHNVTEQPLSPKDERIISANPSPDAAISGAPRNAKDQPVPLDKSGALTTVHPLDVPHEQSFYFGGLDNGTGNWDEHSNYVNPNSLHVVPPGMYNENPSLFFPPGYGYDTQMAYGQFSPIPSPISTIMIDGQFYSPHQIPVTPPYFPAVSPGLPHVSSALTVSQTDLMAPATSGQESLVDNALFGPSSGFYVPFGSFGGGDLSGNSSLGFYKFPGDFGSAEGLSNQSSSLESSRYMSQLTSGAVYPQPIGILGPYEQNLAQAPYQGLGLASSSSARHYPHSGSYQGMKYGTGSSSHWDNQRSRLGLDKGGRRDREKDSLNYSNDSLGISSDRNRGPRASKPKSKNSAEENALSGIRKDVESTSGFQLDQYNSPEFVTDHENAKFFVIKSFSEDNVHKSIKYGIWASTPLGNRKLDAAYHEAKDMTGNSPVFLFFSVNASGQFCGIAEMVGPVDFENDAEYWQQDRWSGQFPVKWHVVKDVPNSRFRHILLENNDNKPVTHSRDSQEVKLEHGIEMLKIFKDYEADTSLLDDFTFYDEREKALLEKKAKQRASVTGNSTIALADPINQLSDNLADTLNLDGSKKLPKTELE from the exons ATGGAAGAAACAGGTCAACAGAGCTTCGATCGATTCGCCCCCATCTCGTCTCCTG GGGAGCGAGCTATTGAATTGCATAATGTGACAGAACAG CCACTTTCGCCCAAAGATGAAAGGATTATTTCTGCAAATCCTTCTCCGGATGCAGCCATCTCAGGGGCTCCAAGAAATGCCAAAGATCAGCCTGTTCCCTTGGATAAGAGTGGAGCTCTTACCACTGTGCATCCACTTGATGTGCCGCATGAACAAAGTTTTTACTTTGGAG GTCTTGACAATGGCACTGGGAACTGGGATGAGCATTCTAACTATGTTAATCCTAACAGCTTACATGTTGTACCTCCA GGAATGTATAATGAAAATCCATCACTATTTTTCCCTCCTGGTTATGGCTATGACACCCAGATGGCATATGGACAGTTCTCTCCCATTCCGAGTCCAATCTCCACAATAATGATTGATGGCCAGTTTTACTCTCCGCACCAGATCCCAGTGACACCACCTTATTTTCCAGCAGTTTCACCTGGACTACCACATGTTAGTTCAGCTCTTACAGTCTCACAGACTGATCTAATGGCACCAGCAACTAGTGGACAAGAAAGCTTAGTTGATAATGCACTTTTTGGGCCAAGTTCAGGCTTCTATGTACCTTTTGGATCTTTTGGGGGAGGGGACCTTTCTGGAAATAGTAGCCTTGGTTTCTATAAGTTCCCAGGCGATTTTGGGTCTGCTGAAGGATTATCAAATCAATCAAGTTCCCTGGAATCAAGCAGGTACATGTCTCAGTTAACATCAGGAGCGGTATATCCACAGCCAATTGGCATTCTTGGGCCATATGAGCAAAATCTTGCTCAG GCACCATATCAAGGGCTGGGGCTAGCGTCAAGCTCATCTGCCAGACATTATCCACATAGTGGCTCTTACCAGGGCATGAAATATGGTACAGGTTCCAGTTCTCACTGGGATAACCAGCGGAGCAGACTGGGTCTAGATAAAGGAGGAAGGCGTGATAGAGAAAAGGACTCTCTGAACTACTCTAATGATTCTTTAGGAATTTCAAGTGATAGAAATAGAGGACCTAGGGCTTCAAAGCCAAAAAGCAAGAATTCTGCTGAAGAGAATGCTTTATCTGGCATACGTAAAGATGTTGAATCTACTTCTGGCTTTCAGCTTGACCAGTACAACAGCCCAGAGTTTGTCACTGATCATGAGAATGCCAAGTTTTTTGTGATCAAGTCTTTCAGTGAAGATAATGTTCACAAGAGCATTAAGTATGGCATTTGGGCCAGCACACCACTTGGAAACAGAAAGCTTGATGCTGCTTATCATGAAGCAAAGGACATGACAGGCAACTCCCCggtcttcctttttttctcg GTAAATGCTAGTGGACAGTTTTGTGGGATAGCTGAGATGGTTGGACctgttgattttgaaaatgatgcGGAGTACTGGCAGCAGGATAGGTGGAGCGGGCAGTTCCCTGTGAAATGGCATGTTGTCAAAGATGTGCCCAATAGTCGGTTCCGCCACATACTTCTTGAAAATAATGACAACAAGCCTGTTACTCACAGTCGAGACTCTCAAGAG GTGAAACTTGAGCATGGAATTGAAATGCTTAAGATTTTCAAGGACTATGAAGCTGATACATCCCTTTTAGATGATTTTACATTCTATGATGAGCGGGAGAAAGCCTTGTTGGAAAAGAAGGCAAAGCAACGAGCTAGTGTGACAGGAAACTCTACTATTGCTCTTGCTGATCCAATTAATCAACTGTCAGACAACCTGGCTGATACTCTGAACTTGGACGGTAGTAAGAAGCTACCAAAAACAGAGTTGGAGTAG
- the LOC113692620 gene encoding serine/threonine-protein kinase STY13, translating to MLEAPKFTGIIGLNNNHDDYGLSQNFYHKLNEGSNMSIDSYGSLQMSNGGGSVAMSMDNSSVGSNDSHTRILNHQGLKRVNNNYSVAASVNRGRVSHGLSDDALAQALMDPRFPTEGLENYDEWTIDLRKLNMGAAFAQGAFGKLYKGTYNGEDVAIKLLERPENDLERAHLMEQQFQQEVMMLARLKHPNIVRFIGSCRKPMVWCIVTEYAKGGSVRQFLTKRQNRSVPLKLAVKQALDVARGMEYVHGLNLIHRDLKSDNLLISADKSIKIADFGVARIEVQTEGMTPETGTYRWMAPEMIQHRPYTQKVDVYSFGIVLWELITGMLPFQNMTAVQAAFAVVNKGVRPNIPNDCLPVLSEIMTRCWDANPDVRPPFSEVVRMLEAAETEIMTTVRKARFRCCMSQPMTMD from the exons ATGTTGGAGGCTCCGAAATTTACTGGAATCATAGGCCTAAACAATAACCATGATGATTATGGCCTATCACAAAATTTTTACCATAAGCTCAATGAGGGCTCGAACATGTCAATCGACAGCTATGGGAGCCTGCAAATGAGCAATGGTGGAGGATCTGTTGCTATGTCTATGGATAACAGCAGTGTGGGATCAAATGATTCACACACTCGCATTTTAAACCACCAGGGCCTTAAGCGAGTGAACAACAACTATTCTGTTGCTGCTAGTGTCAACCGTGGGAGGGTTTCTCACGGGTTAAGTGATGACGCACTAGCTCAGGCTTTGATGGATCCTAGGTTTCCCACCGAGGGGCTTGAGAATTATGATGAATGGACTATTGATTTGAGGAAGCTTAATATGGGAGCAGCGTTCGCCCAAGGGGCATTTGGAAAGCTCTATAAGGGGACATATAATGGTGAGGATGTTGCAATTAAGCTTCTTGAGAGGCCTGAGAATGACCTAGAGAGGGCACATTTGATGGAACAACAGTTCCAGCAGGAGGTAATGATGTTGGCAAGATTGAAACATCCGAACATAGTTCGCTTCATCGGCTCATGTCGTAAACCCATGGTATGGTGTATCGTCACTGAATATGCCAAAGGGGGATCAGTTCGACAGTTTTTGACCAAGCGGCAGAACAGATCTGTTCCCTTGAAACTGGCTGTTAAGCAGGCCTTAGATGTGGCCAGGGGGATGGAATATGTGCATGGCCTGAACCTTATTCATCGAGATCTCAAATCTGATAATCTTCTCATTTCTGCTGATAAATCTATCAAGATAGCAGATTTTGGTGTTGCTCGTATAGAGGTGCAGACTGAAGGAATGACTCCAGAAACAGGGACATACCGCTGGATGGCTCC GGAGATGATCCAGCATAGGCCGTATACCCAGAAAGTTGATGTTTATAGCTTTGGGATTGTTCTCTGGGAACTGATCACAGGAATGCTTCCATTCCAGAACATGACTGCTGTACAAGCAGCTTTTGCTGTTGTCAACAAGGGCGTCCGCCCAAACATTCCCAATGACTGCCTTCCTGTACTCAGTGAGATAATGACACGTTGCTGGGATGCTAATCCTGATGTGAGGCCTCCTTTCAGTGAAGTTGTTCGGATGCTTGAGGCTGCTGAGACTGAAATCATGACAACTGTCAGAAAGGCCCGTTTCAGGTGCTGCATGAGTCAACCTATGACCATGGATTAA
- the LOC113692694 gene encoding uncharacterized protein isoform X2, with product MTLGICLPSSFSISPIPKTKGSITSSSIHRCFCRINSYDFVVVNKTNKKKLKPCKNYFLYSNSCDVKIPAAQIGAAELEDSTTKSGFKNLVWPSPDDEIPFWRREFPTWDVNSDDSVNAEKDSDLLHIVHATAEMAPIAKVGGLGDVVTGLARACITRGHKVDVMLPFYECIQRQHINNLVLISTYASYFNGDWIPTNAYRGEVSGISVIFIEPSNHFFKGQSVYGGSYNELEAYLFFSRACLEWMQVTGTQPDIIHVHEWQTGALPLLYWDMYQDLSLKKPRIVLTIHNMEHYGECSQEQLSKCGLDGSVYATEDKAVDDRTIGHNPERLSLLKGGIVYSNAVVTVSPTYLKETLCSGWLASTLLRNRDKYSGILNGIDSAMWNPATDVFLPAKFDAENFQGKNVCKHFVQRGLGLALEGTSSGSDRVPLVVCVTRLVAQKGLHLITHAIHRVDELGGQMVVLGRAPDGRVQREFENLANLYNQGSGIRILLMYSEELSHMLYAAADMVLVPSMYEPCGLAQMIGMRYGAIPVVRKTGGLADTVFDIDQGSQPELANGFVFEGIDQGSLNWALDRAFSSYREKPNEWATTLQKVMKVDNSWNKTAGQYIDLYNTLRVKW from the exons ATGACACTCGGAATCTGCTTGCCATCCTCATTCTCAATCTCCCCAATACCAAAGACAAAGGGTAGTATTACTAGCAGTTCTATTCATCGGTGTTTTTGTAGAATCAACTCTTATGATTTTGTTGTTGTTAACAAGACTAATAAGAAGAAGTTAAAGCCCTGCAAGAATTACTTCTTGTATTCAAATTCATGTGATGTCAAGATCCCTGCTGCTCAG ATTGGAGCTGCAGAATTGGAAGACTCAACTACTAAATCGGGTTTCAAGAATTTAGTCTGGCCTTCTCCTGATGACGAAATCCCATTTTGGCGTAGAGAATTCCCCACATGGGACGTCAACTCAGATGATTCTGTTAATGCAGAGAAGGATTCTGATCTTTTACACATTGTTCATGCGACAGCTGAAATGGCTCCTATTGCAAAAGTTGGAGGTCTTGGTGATGTTGTGACTGGTCTTGCTCGTGCTTGCATAACACGTGGTCATAAAGTGGATGTCATGCTTCCTTTCTATGAATGCATACAGAGGCAACATATTAACAACTTGGTGTTGATTAGTACATATGCTTCATATTTCAACGGAGACTGGATCCCTACTAATGCATATAGGGGCGAAGTCTCTGGAATCTCTGTGATTTTTATTGAGCCATCCAACCATTTCTTTAAGGGACAGAGCGTTTATGGAGGTTCATATAACGAGCTAGAAGCATATTTGTTCTTCAGCCGTGCTTGTCTTGAGTGGATGCAG GTAACTGGAACACAGCCTGATATCATTCATGTCCATGAATGGCAGACTGGTGCACTACCCCTACTTTACTGGGATATGTACCAGGATCTCTCACTTAAG aaaccGCGAATAGTATTGACAATTCACAACATGGAGCATTACGGAGAATGCAG CCAAGAGCAACTCAGTAAGTGTGGCCTTGATGGATCTGTATATGCAACTGAAGACAAG GCTGTTGACGATCGTACAATTGGTCATAACCCTGAGAGGTTAAGCTTATTGAAAGGAGGCATTGTCTACAGCAATGCAGTTGT CACAGTCTCCCCGACATACTTAAAAGAAACACTGTGTTCTGGATGGCTTGCTAGTACCTTGTTAAGGAACCGTGACAA GTACTCTGGTATTTTAAATGGAATAGACTCTGCAATGTGGAACCCTGCCACTGATGTTTTCTTGCCTGCTAAATTTGATG CTGAGAACTTTCAAGGGAAGAATGTATGTAAACACTTCGTTCAAAGGGGACTTGGTTTGGCTTTGGAAGGCACCAGCTCAGGTTCTGACCGGGTGCCTTTGGTTGTCTGTGTTACTCGATTGGTTGCTCAAAAGGGTCTTCATTTAATTACCCATGCCATCCATAGGGTTGATGAACTT GGCGGACAGATGGTAGTGCTTGGGAGAGCCCCAGATGGTCGGGTACAGAGAGAATTTGAAAATCTTGCAAATTTG TACAACCAAGGCTCCGGCATTAGGATTCTTTTGATGTACAG TGAGGAGCTATCACACATGCTTTATGCAGCTGCAGACATGGTGTTGGTCCCTTCGATGTATGAACCATGTGGGCTGGCTCAGATGATTGGAATGCGTTATGGGGCG ATCCCTGTAGTTAGGAAGACTGGTGGTCTTGCAGATACAGTCTTTGACATAGATCAAGGATCACAACCTGAGTTGGCTAATGG GTTTGTCTTTGAAGGAATTGATCAAGGTTCCCTAAACTGGGCTCTGGATCGTGCATTTTCATCCTACCGAGAAA AACCAAATGAATGGGCTACGACTCTACAGAAAGTAATGAAGGTAGATAATAGCTGGAACAAGACAGCAGGACAGTACATTGATCTGTACAACACATTAAGAGTCAAGTGGTAA
- the LOC113692694 gene encoding uncharacterized protein isoform X1: MTLGICLPSSFSISPIPKTKGSITSSSIHRCFCRINSYDFVVVNKTNKKKLKPCKNYFLYSNSCDVKIPAAQIGAAELEDSTTKSGFKNLVWPSPDDEIPFWRREFPTWDVNSDDSVNAEKDSDLLHIVHATAEMAPIAKVGGLGDVVTGLARACITRGHKVDVMLPFYECIQRQHINNLVLISTYASYFNGDWIPTNAYRGEVSGISVIFIEPSNHFFKGQSVYGGSYNELEAYLFFSRACLEWMQVTGTQPDIIHVHEWQTGALPLLYWDMYQDLSLKKPRIVLTIHNMEHYGECSQEQLSKCGLDGSVYATEDKAVDDRTIGHNPERLSLLKGGIVYSNAVVTVSPTYLKETLCSGWLASTLLRNRDKQNRRYSGILNGIDSAMWNPATDVFLPAKFDAENFQGKNVCKHFVQRGLGLALEGTSSGSDRVPLVVCVTRLVAQKGLHLITHAIHRVDELGGQMVVLGRAPDGRVQREFENLANLYNQGSGIRILLMYSEELSHMLYAAADMVLVPSMYEPCGLAQMIGMRYGAIPVVRKTGGLADTVFDIDQGSQPELANGFVFEGIDQGSLNWALDRAFSSYREKPNEWATTLQKVMKVDNSWNKTAGQYIDLYNTLRVKW; the protein is encoded by the exons ATGACACTCGGAATCTGCTTGCCATCCTCATTCTCAATCTCCCCAATACCAAAGACAAAGGGTAGTATTACTAGCAGTTCTATTCATCGGTGTTTTTGTAGAATCAACTCTTATGATTTTGTTGTTGTTAACAAGACTAATAAGAAGAAGTTAAAGCCCTGCAAGAATTACTTCTTGTATTCAAATTCATGTGATGTCAAGATCCCTGCTGCTCAG ATTGGAGCTGCAGAATTGGAAGACTCAACTACTAAATCGGGTTTCAAGAATTTAGTCTGGCCTTCTCCTGATGACGAAATCCCATTTTGGCGTAGAGAATTCCCCACATGGGACGTCAACTCAGATGATTCTGTTAATGCAGAGAAGGATTCTGATCTTTTACACATTGTTCATGCGACAGCTGAAATGGCTCCTATTGCAAAAGTTGGAGGTCTTGGTGATGTTGTGACTGGTCTTGCTCGTGCTTGCATAACACGTGGTCATAAAGTGGATGTCATGCTTCCTTTCTATGAATGCATACAGAGGCAACATATTAACAACTTGGTGTTGATTAGTACATATGCTTCATATTTCAACGGAGACTGGATCCCTACTAATGCATATAGGGGCGAAGTCTCTGGAATCTCTGTGATTTTTATTGAGCCATCCAACCATTTCTTTAAGGGACAGAGCGTTTATGGAGGTTCATATAACGAGCTAGAAGCATATTTGTTCTTCAGCCGTGCTTGTCTTGAGTGGATGCAG GTAACTGGAACACAGCCTGATATCATTCATGTCCATGAATGGCAGACTGGTGCACTACCCCTACTTTACTGGGATATGTACCAGGATCTCTCACTTAAG aaaccGCGAATAGTATTGACAATTCACAACATGGAGCATTACGGAGAATGCAG CCAAGAGCAACTCAGTAAGTGTGGCCTTGATGGATCTGTATATGCAACTGAAGACAAG GCTGTTGACGATCGTACAATTGGTCATAACCCTGAGAGGTTAAGCTTATTGAAAGGAGGCATTGTCTACAGCAATGCAGTTGT CACAGTCTCCCCGACATACTTAAAAGAAACACTGTGTTCTGGATGGCTTGCTAGTACCTTGTTAAGGAACCGTGACAA ACAAAATAGAAG GTACTCTGGTATTTTAAATGGAATAGACTCTGCAATGTGGAACCCTGCCACTGATGTTTTCTTGCCTGCTAAATTTGATG CTGAGAACTTTCAAGGGAAGAATGTATGTAAACACTTCGTTCAAAGGGGACTTGGTTTGGCTTTGGAAGGCACCAGCTCAGGTTCTGACCGGGTGCCTTTGGTTGTCTGTGTTACTCGATTGGTTGCTCAAAAGGGTCTTCATTTAATTACCCATGCCATCCATAGGGTTGATGAACTT GGCGGACAGATGGTAGTGCTTGGGAGAGCCCCAGATGGTCGGGTACAGAGAGAATTTGAAAATCTTGCAAATTTG TACAACCAAGGCTCCGGCATTAGGATTCTTTTGATGTACAG TGAGGAGCTATCACACATGCTTTATGCAGCTGCAGACATGGTGTTGGTCCCTTCGATGTATGAACCATGTGGGCTGGCTCAGATGATTGGAATGCGTTATGGGGCG ATCCCTGTAGTTAGGAAGACTGGTGGTCTTGCAGATACAGTCTTTGACATAGATCAAGGATCACAACCTGAGTTGGCTAATGG GTTTGTCTTTGAAGGAATTGATCAAGGTTCCCTAAACTGGGCTCTGGATCGTGCATTTTCATCCTACCGAGAAA AACCAAATGAATGGGCTACGACTCTACAGAAAGTAATGAAGGTAGATAATAGCTGGAACAAGACAGCAGGACAGTACATTGATCTGTACAACACATTAAGAGTCAAGTGGTAA